A DNA window from Streptomyces sp. 71268 contains the following coding sequences:
- a CDS encoding SDR family oxidoreductase, giving the protein MRGAGVVVTGAGGGIGAALARGFAARGARVVVNDIDADKARAVAAEIDGTAVPGDASVALPAARDALGGAVDVFCANAGVAPVGGPEADEALWAAAWDVNVMAHVRAARELVPGWLERGHGRFVSTVSAAGLLTMVGSAPYSVSKHAAYAFAEWLSATYRHRGVRVHAICPQGVRTDMLAGTGATGELVLAPTAIEPEAVADALFQGIAEERFLILPHPEVADYYAARATEPDRWLENINHLQRKVEQLPDAAGR; this is encoded by the coding sequence ATGCGGGGCGCGGGAGTGGTCGTGACCGGGGCGGGCGGCGGCATCGGGGCCGCGCTCGCCAGGGGCTTCGCCGCCCGCGGCGCTCGGGTCGTGGTCAACGACATCGACGCCGACAAGGCGCGGGCCGTGGCCGCCGAGATCGACGGCACCGCCGTGCCGGGCGACGCTTCCGTGGCGCTCCCCGCCGCGCGGGACGCGCTCGGCGGCGCCGTCGACGTCTTCTGCGCCAACGCCGGCGTCGCCCCGGTCGGCGGCCCCGAGGCGGACGAGGCGCTGTGGGCGGCGGCCTGGGACGTCAACGTGATGGCCCACGTCCGCGCGGCCCGCGAACTGGTCCCCGGCTGGCTGGAGCGCGGCCACGGCCGGTTCGTGTCCACCGTCTCCGCCGCCGGCCTGCTCACCATGGTCGGCTCCGCCCCGTACAGCGTCTCCAAGCACGCCGCGTACGCCTTCGCCGAATGGCTCTCCGCCACCTACCGGCACCGGGGCGTCCGGGTGCACGCGATCTGCCCGCAGGGCGTCCGCACGGACATGCTGGCCGGCACCGGAGCCACCGGGGAACTGGTGCTCGCGCCCACCGCCATCGAGCCCGAGGCGGTCGCCGACGCCCTCTTCCAGGGCATCGCCGAGGAACGCTTCCTGATCCTGCCGCACCCCGAGGTGGCCGACTACTACGCCGCCCGCGCCACCGAACCCGACCGCTGGCTGGAGAACATCAACCACCTCCAGCGCAAGGTCGAACAGCTTCCCGACGCGGCCGGGCGGTGA
- a CDS encoding alpha/beta hydrolase produces MHAMTRPAAAGTALAACLTLLPTAVIPAAAHDGPPAATSELSRFYDQRPQWRSCVLGPGDEEGRQLEKAGAQCADITVPLDYARPTGRTITVALSRIRATDTAHRVGPIVFNDGGPGGPSLTSPLAARTAMRDNAARYDLIGLDPRFVGRSTPLDCGWPVGTGLVSAGMTRASFDRQVAHQKDLARRCSTRHGAVLPHVTTRNTARDMDVVRGVLGERKISYLGYSYGTYLGTAYTQMFPGRYDRVVLDGAIDPREYRPRLLKGREEIGDQALRAWAEWTARRHATYGLGTSGPRVLRTVERTARAAAVRPLVVGSGPDAYRVDDATVPMIAFAGAADDRDPARHALAGQLSVLARAARGERVEPTPELVEMLDFALTGKQSGYGSAQVAILCGDGTAPRDPEVYWRDVQRSRDRYPLMGPMANNVNPCTFWPDLPREAPVRVERDAPALIVAATGDPRTSYQGSKALRGMLPSSRLLTLEGANHHGVFGEYGNACVDDQVNAYLRTGRLPGSDVTCRK; encoded by the coding sequence ATGCATGCGATGACAAGGCCGGCGGCGGCGGGCACGGCGCTCGCCGCCTGCCTGACCCTCCTGCCCACGGCCGTCATACCGGCCGCGGCCCACGACGGCCCGCCCGCCGCGACGAGCGAACTCTCCCGCTTCTACGACCAGCGTCCGCAGTGGCGGAGTTGCGTGCTCGGCCCGGGGGACGAGGAGGGGAGGCAACTGGAGAAGGCCGGCGCCCAGTGCGCCGACATCACGGTTCCGCTGGACTACGCGCGCCCCACCGGCCGCACCATCACCGTCGCCCTCTCCCGGATCAGGGCCACCGACACCGCCCACCGCGTCGGCCCGATCGTCTTCAACGACGGCGGCCCCGGCGGCCCCTCCCTCACCAGCCCGCTGGCGGCGCGGACCGCGATGCGGGACAACGCGGCCCGCTACGACCTGATCGGCCTGGACCCCCGGTTCGTCGGCCGCAGCACCCCGCTGGACTGCGGCTGGCCCGTCGGCACCGGCCTGGTCTCGGCCGGCATGACCCGGGCCAGCTTCGACCGGCAGGTCGCCCACCAGAAGGACCTGGCCAGGCGCTGTTCCACCCGACACGGTGCCGTCCTGCCGCACGTCACCACCCGCAACACCGCCCGCGACATGGACGTCGTACGGGGCGTGCTGGGCGAGCGGAAGATCTCCTACCTGGGCTACTCGTACGGCACCTACCTGGGCACCGCCTACACCCAGATGTTTCCGGGCCGCTACGACCGGGTGGTGCTCGACGGGGCCATCGACCCGCGTGAGTACCGGCCCCGGCTGCTCAAGGGCCGGGAGGAGATCGGAGACCAGGCATTGCGCGCCTGGGCCGAGTGGACCGCGCGGCGCCACGCGACCTACGGCCTCGGCACGAGCGGGCCGCGGGTGCTGCGCACCGTCGAGCGCACCGCGCGGGCCGCGGCGGTGCGCCCGCTGGTGGTCGGCTCGGGCCCGGACGCGTACCGGGTGGACGACGCGACGGTGCCGATGATCGCCTTCGCCGGCGCCGCCGACGACCGCGACCCGGCCCGGCACGCGCTCGCCGGCCAGCTCTCGGTGCTCGCCCGCGCGGCGCGCGGCGAGCGCGTCGAGCCGACGCCGGAGTTGGTGGAGATGCTGGACTTCGCCCTGACCGGCAAGCAGTCGGGGTACGGCAGCGCGCAGGTCGCCATCCTGTGCGGCGACGGGACGGCGCCGCGCGACCCCGAGGTGTACTGGCGCGACGTCCAGCGCAGCCGGGACCGTTATCCGCTGATGGGGCCGATGGCCAACAACGTCAACCCCTGCACGTTCTGGCCCGACCTGCCGCGCGAGGCCCCGGTCCGGGTGGAGCGGGACGCCCCGGCGCTCATCGTGGCCGCCACCGGCGACCCCCGCACCTCCTACCAGGGCAGCAAGGCCCTGCGCGGCATGCTGCCCAGCTCCCGGCTGCTGACCCTGGAGGGCGCGAACCACCACGGGGTGTTCGGCGAGTACGGCAACGCCTGCGTGGACGACCAGGTCAACGCCTACCTGCGGACGGGCAGGCTGCCCGGATCGGACGTGACCTGCCGCAAGTAG
- a CDS encoding TetR/AcrR family transcriptional regulator, which produces MSAQAQQSEEEWADIAPDAARRLVIAAVQAFAERGYHATTTRDIASRAGMSPAALYIHYKTKEELLYQISLVGHRLALDILERPALADGSPAERLADAVRSFVRWHAEHHTTARVVQYELDALGPEHRAEIVGMRRATDAAVRGIIEDGVRSGDFDVTDVPGTTLAVLSLCIDVARWFSTEGRRTPDEVGDSYAALALRMVGAAGA; this is translated from the coding sequence ATGAGCGCGCAGGCGCAGCAGTCCGAGGAAGAGTGGGCCGACATCGCCCCGGACGCCGCCCGGCGGCTGGTCATCGCCGCGGTGCAGGCGTTCGCCGAGCGCGGCTACCACGCCACGACCACCCGCGACATCGCCAGCCGCGCGGGCATGAGCCCGGCCGCGCTCTACATCCACTACAAGACCAAGGAAGAACTGCTCTACCAGATCAGCCTGGTCGGCCACCGGCTCGCGCTCGACATCCTGGAGCGCCCGGCGCTCGCCGACGGCAGCCCGGCCGAGCGGCTGGCCGACGCCGTCCGTTCCTTCGTCCGCTGGCACGCCGAGCACCACACCACGGCGCGCGTGGTGCAGTACGAACTGGACGCGCTGGGCCCCGAGCACCGGGCCGAGATCGTCGGCATGCGCCGGGCCACCGACGCCGCGGTGCGCGGCATCATCGAGGACGGCGTGCGCTCCGGCGACTTCGACGTCACCGACGTGCCGGGCACGACCCTGGCCGTCCTGTCGCTCTGCATCGACGTGGCCCGCTGGTTCAGCACGGAGGGCCGCCGCACCCCGGACGAGGTGGGCGACTCGTACGCGGCCCTGGCCCTGCGCATGGTGGGCGCGGCGGGCGCGTAA
- a CDS encoding TetR/AcrR family transcriptional regulator, whose protein sequence is MARATGDEARAVPVPRRLLEAATRLFAEQGYDRTSVQEIVEAAGVTKGALYHYFGSKDDLLHEVYGRVLRLQQERLDALADADAPVQRRLRDAAADVVVTTIENLDDTKIFFRSMHQLSPEKHKQVRAERRRYHERFRALIEEGQRAGVFSDATPADLVVDYHFGSVHHLGTWYRPDGPLTPQQVADHLADLLLRALRP, encoded by the coding sequence ATGGCCAGGGCGACGGGCGACGAGGCGAGAGCGGTGCCGGTGCCGCGGCGACTGCTGGAGGCCGCCACCAGGCTCTTCGCCGAGCAGGGTTACGACCGCACCTCGGTGCAGGAGATCGTGGAGGCCGCCGGCGTCACCAAGGGCGCGCTCTACCACTACTTCGGTTCCAAGGATGACCTGCTGCACGAGGTGTACGGGCGGGTGCTGCGGCTGCAACAGGAGCGGCTCGACGCGCTCGCGGACGCGGACGCGCCCGTGCAGCGGCGCCTGCGGGACGCCGCCGCCGACGTCGTGGTCACCACCATCGAGAACCTCGACGACACGAAGATCTTCTTCCGTTCCATGCACCAGCTCAGCCCCGAGAAGCACAAGCAGGTGCGGGCCGAGCGGCGCCGCTACCACGAGCGGTTCCGGGCGCTGATCGAGGAGGGCCAGCGCGCCGGCGTCTTCAGCGACGCCACCCCCGCCGACCTGGTGGTGGACTACCACTTCGGCTCCGTGCACCACCTGGGCACCTGGTACCGGCCCGACGGCCCGCTCACCCCGCAGCAGGTCGCCGACCACCTGGCCGACCTGCTGCTGCGCGCCCTGCGTCCGTAA
- a CDS encoding acyl-CoA dehydrogenase family protein yields MDLELTDEQNAVRRLAKDFVDREVAPHAAAWDRAERVDRAIVPKLGALGFLGLTIPARYGGSDGDHLSYALVTEELGRGDSAVRGILSVSLGLCAKSVAAWGSEAQKREWLPPLCAGEAVGCFGLTEPGTGSDAASLTTRAVRDGAGYVIDGTKTFITNGTWADVVLLFARTGPEPGHRGISAFLVPTDTPGLGRSEIHGKLGLRGQATAELTFDGVRVPASALVGEEGQGFKVAMSALAKGRMSVAAGCVGIAQACLDAAVAYAGEREQFGGKTIAHHQLVQELLADIAVDVAAARLLTWQVADHIERGLPFATQSSVAKLYASEAAVRCANNALQVFGGYGYVDAYPVGKLLRDARVMTLYEGTSQIQKLLIGRELTGVAAF; encoded by the coding sequence ATGGACCTGGAGCTCACGGACGAGCAGAACGCGGTGCGCCGACTGGCCAAGGACTTCGTCGACCGGGAGGTCGCGCCGCACGCCGCCGCGTGGGACCGCGCCGAGCGGGTCGACCGCGCCATCGTGCCCAAGCTGGGCGCGCTCGGCTTCCTCGGCCTCACCATCCCCGCCCGCTACGGCGGCTCCGACGGTGACCACCTCTCGTACGCGCTGGTCACCGAGGAACTCGGGCGCGGCGACTCGGCGGTGCGCGGCATCCTGTCGGTCTCGCTCGGCCTGTGCGCCAAGTCCGTCGCCGCCTGGGGGAGCGAGGCACAGAAGCGGGAGTGGCTGCCGCCGCTGTGCGCGGGCGAGGCCGTGGGCTGCTTCGGGCTCACCGAGCCCGGCACCGGATCGGACGCCGCCTCGCTGACCACCCGCGCGGTACGCGACGGCGCGGGATACGTCATCGACGGCACCAAGACGTTCATCACCAACGGCACCTGGGCCGACGTGGTGTTGCTCTTCGCCCGCACCGGGCCCGAGCCCGGACACCGGGGCATCAGCGCCTTCCTGGTGCCCACGGACACGCCGGGGCTCGGACGCAGCGAGATCCACGGCAAGCTCGGGCTGCGTGGCCAGGCCACCGCGGAGCTGACCTTCGACGGGGTGCGGGTGCCCGCGTCGGCGCTGGTCGGCGAGGAGGGGCAGGGCTTCAAGGTCGCCATGTCGGCGCTGGCCAAGGGCCGGATGTCGGTCGCGGCCGGCTGCGTGGGCATCGCCCAGGCGTGCCTGGACGCGGCGGTGGCCTACGCGGGCGAGCGCGAGCAGTTCGGCGGCAAGACCATCGCCCACCACCAACTCGTACAGGAGCTGCTCGCGGACATCGCCGTCGACGTGGCCGCCGCCCGCCTGCTGACCTGGCAGGTGGCCGACCACATCGAGCGCGGGCTGCCGTTCGCGACCCAGTCGTCGGTGGCCAAGCTCTACGCCAGCGAGGCGGCCGTACGGTGCGCCAACAACGCCCTCCAGGTCTTCGGCGGCTACGGCTACGTGGACGCGTACCCGGTGGGCAAGCTGCTGCGGGACGCGCGCGTGATGACCCTGTACGAGGGCACCAGCCAGATCCAGAAGCTCCTGATCGGTCGCGAGCTGACCGGGGTCGCCGCGTTCTGA
- a CDS encoding TetR/AcrR family transcriptional regulator: MARPRKPLLSRERIVTAALALVDAEGLQAVSTRRLAAELGVSGPSLYNHFPTKDEILDAVADTVVAEVDLSMFDAGRDGPEHWRPALLAWARSYRAALTAHPHIVPLLAQGPGRRPTGLRMADAVFGAMVRAGWPPAHATRVGALMRYFVAGSALGSFARGFVDDPGAYDPAAYPHLGQAHLLAERQQQVDEGAFETGLTALLDGLELQFQRLI; the protein is encoded by the coding sequence ATGGCCCGCCCCCGCAAGCCCCTGCTGAGCCGCGAGAGAATCGTCACGGCCGCCCTCGCCCTCGTGGACGCCGAGGGGTTGCAGGCCGTCTCGACCCGCCGGCTCGCCGCCGAACTCGGGGTCAGCGGGCCGTCGTTGTACAACCACTTCCCGACCAAGGACGAGATCCTGGACGCGGTCGCGGACACCGTGGTCGCCGAGGTCGACCTCTCGATGTTCGACGCGGGGCGCGACGGCCCCGAGCACTGGCGCCCGGCACTGCTCGCCTGGGCTCGCTCCTACCGGGCGGCGCTCACCGCCCACCCGCACATCGTGCCGCTGCTGGCCCAGGGGCCAGGGCGGCGGCCGACGGGGCTGCGGATGGCGGACGCGGTGTTCGGCGCCATGGTGCGCGCGGGGTGGCCGCCCGCCCACGCGACGCGGGTGGGGGCGCTGATGCGCTACTTCGTCGCCGGGTCCGCGCTCGGCTCCTTCGCCCGCGGTTTCGTGGACGATCCAGGGGCGTACGACCCGGCGGCCTATCCGCACCTGGGCCAGGCGCACCTGCTGGCCGAGCGGCAACAGCAGGTGGACGAGGGCGCGTTCGAGACGGGCCTGACGGCCCTGCTGGACGGGCTTGAGCTCCAGTTCCAGCGGCTGATCTGA
- a CDS encoding acyl-CoA dehydrogenase family protein: MDFAYDARTEELRGALLAFMDEHVYPAEVIAREQRAAQDDPWAPPPVVAELRREARERGLWNLFLPGREHGAGLTNAQYAPLAEITGRSPQLAPTALNCAAPDTGNMELLAEFGSPEQRARWLEPLLAGEIRSAFAMTEPDVASSDATNIETRIERDGDAYVITGRKWYISGALHPDCQVFIVMGKTDPDGADPRRQQSMVLVPRDTPGVEIRRAMRVYGYADHYHGGHAEVVFDRVRVPADHLIGEEGGGFAIAQARLGPGRVHHCMRLIGMAERAIELMCRRALSRTAFGKPLAAQGQVQAWIADARVSVEQLRLLVLKTAWLMDTVGNRGAHTEIQAIKIATPRAVADIIDQAVQLHGGGGVGQDFPLAELWAAARTLRLADGPDEVHQRSLARRELKRYATESPAGG, translated from the coding sequence ATGGACTTCGCCTACGACGCGCGCACCGAGGAGTTGCGCGGCGCGCTGCTGGCCTTCATGGACGAGCACGTCTACCCGGCCGAGGTCATCGCGCGCGAGCAGCGCGCCGCGCAGGACGACCCGTGGGCGCCGCCGCCGGTGGTGGCCGAGCTGCGGCGGGAGGCGCGCGAGCGCGGGCTGTGGAACCTGTTCCTGCCCGGCAGGGAGCACGGGGCGGGGCTGACCAACGCGCAGTACGCGCCGCTCGCGGAGATCACCGGCCGCAGCCCGCAACTGGCCCCCACCGCGCTGAACTGCGCCGCGCCCGACACCGGGAACATGGAGCTGCTCGCCGAGTTCGGCAGCCCCGAGCAGCGGGCGCGCTGGCTTGAGCCGCTGCTCGCGGGCGAGATCCGGTCCGCGTTCGCGATGACCGAACCGGACGTGGCCTCCTCGGACGCCACCAACATCGAGACTCGGATCGAGCGCGACGGCGACGCGTACGTCATCACCGGCCGCAAGTGGTACATCTCCGGCGCGCTGCACCCGGACTGCCAGGTGTTCATCGTGATGGGCAAGACCGACCCGGACGGGGCCGACCCCCGGCGCCAGCAGTCGATGGTGCTGGTGCCGCGCGACACCCCGGGCGTCGAGATCCGCCGGGCCATGCGGGTCTACGGGTACGCCGACCACTACCACGGCGGCCACGCCGAGGTCGTCTTCGACCGGGTGCGGGTGCCGGCGGACCACCTGATCGGCGAGGAGGGTGGCGGCTTCGCCATCGCCCAGGCCCGGCTGGGCCCCGGGCGCGTCCACCACTGCATGCGGCTGATCGGCATGGCCGAGCGCGCCATCGAGCTGATGTGCCGCCGCGCCCTGTCCCGTACGGCCTTCGGCAAGCCGCTGGCCGCGCAGGGTCAGGTGCAGGCGTGGATCGCGGACGCGCGGGTGAGCGTGGAGCAGTTGCGGCTGCTGGTGCTCAAGACCGCCTGGCTGATGGACACGGTCGGCAACCGGGGCGCGCACACCGAGATCCAGGCCATCAAGATCGCCACGCCGCGCGCGGTGGCCGACATCATCGACCAGGCGGTGCAGTTGCACGGTGGCGGCGGCGTGGGCCAGGACTTCCCGCTGGCCGAGCTGTGGGCCGCGGCGCGCACCCTGCGGCTGGCCGACGGCCCCGACGAGGTGCACCAGCGCTCGCTGGCCCGCCGCGAGTTGAAGCGGTACGCCACCGAGAGCCCTGCCGGGGGCTGA
- a CDS encoding MaoC family dehydratase, with translation MTPPRIFTSLDELRSAVGTEFGPSDWLEVDQRRIDLFAEATGDHQWIHVDPERAAAGPFGTTIAHGYLTLSLVPAFMPRLWRVEGVRMGVNYGVNKVRFPAPVPVGSRLRATARITEVAEVKDGVQLTTVITIEREGGGERPVCVAESVSRFFH, from the coding sequence ATGACCCCACCCCGGATCTTCACCTCGCTCGACGAACTGCGGTCCGCGGTCGGCACCGAGTTCGGGCCGAGCGACTGGCTGGAGGTCGACCAGCGGCGGATCGACCTGTTCGCCGAGGCGACCGGGGACCACCAGTGGATTCACGTGGACCCGGAGCGGGCCGCGGCCGGGCCGTTCGGCACGACCATCGCGCACGGCTACCTGACGCTGTCGCTGGTGCCCGCGTTCATGCCCCGGCTCTGGCGCGTCGAGGGCGTCCGCATGGGGGTGAACTACGGCGTGAACAAGGTGCGCTTCCCGGCCCCGGTGCCGGTCGGCTCGCGGCTGCGCGCGACGGCGAGGATCACGGAGGTCGCCGAGGTCAAGGATGGCGTCCAACTCACCACGGTCATCACGATCGAGCGCGAGGGCGGCGGCGAACGCCCGGTGTGCGTCGCGGAGTCGGTCAGCCGCTTCTTCCACTAG
- a CDS encoding AMP-binding protein has protein sequence MTTYQDQPWLSQLNAAQRRPASPRPSVLHAFRDSARATPDRTALAYFDGRLSYREVDRLSDALAAHLAARGFRPGQRLAIVLQNSPHFVLALLATWKAGGIAVPVNPMYKAAECAHILADAEVSALVCADLAWEGHLRETVAGSSVRVVLTARESQFQRRDDARVLPADRPAPPVDATDLLAAASGPPAASAPPTAPEPVPGDPALICYTSGTSGAPKGATNTHGNLVYNAERQRVGHELPAGSTYFALAPLFHITGLVCELSACLAAGGTLALAYRFHPGVVLDAFAEHRPAYTVGPATAFMALLAHPEATREHFASFAVISSGGAPLPPALVATFQERLGPYLHNGYGLTECSAPCASVPPGRRAPVDPVSGTLAVGVPGPDTVVRVLDEAGAEVPFGELGEIAVRGPMVVPGYWRRPRESEAALPGGELRTGDVGFMDRQGWLYVVDRKKDMINASGFKVWPREVEDVLYTHPAVREAAVVGVPDAYRGESVKAYVSLRAGHDTAPGDLVAYCADRLAAYKYPRVVEILPELPKTTSGKILRRELRAAG, from the coding sequence ATGACCACCTACCAGGACCAGCCCTGGCTGTCCCAGCTCAACGCGGCCCAGCGCCGCCCGGCCAGCCCGCGCCCCAGCGTGCTGCACGCCTTCCGGGACTCCGCCCGCGCCACACCCGACCGCACCGCGCTGGCCTACTTCGACGGGCGGCTGAGCTACCGGGAGGTGGACCGGCTCTCGGACGCGCTCGCCGCGCACCTGGCCGCCCGAGGTTTCCGGCCCGGCCAGCGGCTGGCCATCGTGTTGCAGAACTCGCCGCACTTCGTGCTGGCCCTGCTCGCCACCTGGAAGGCCGGCGGCATCGCCGTGCCCGTCAACCCGATGTACAAGGCGGCCGAGTGCGCGCACATCCTGGCCGACGCCGAGGTGAGCGCGCTGGTCTGCGCGGACCTGGCGTGGGAGGGCCACCTGCGCGAGACGGTCGCCGGCTCGTCCGTACGCGTCGTGCTGACGGCCCGCGAGTCGCAGTTCCAACGCCGCGACGACGCGCGGGTACTGCCCGCCGACCGGCCGGCCCCGCCCGTGGACGCCACCGACCTGCTGGCCGCGGCCAGCGGCCCGCCGGCCGCGTCCGCCCCGCCCACCGCGCCCGAGCCCGTCCCCGGCGACCCGGCGCTGATCTGCTACACCTCCGGCACCAGCGGTGCCCCCAAGGGCGCCACGAACACCCACGGCAACCTGGTCTACAACGCGGAGCGGCAGCGCGTCGGACACGAGCTGCCGGCCGGCTCCACCTACTTCGCGCTGGCCCCGCTGTTCCACATCACCGGCCTGGTCTGCGAGCTGTCCGCCTGCCTCGCCGCAGGCGGCACGCTCGCGCTCGCCTACCGGTTCCACCCGGGCGTGGTGCTGGACGCGTTCGCCGAGCACCGCCCCGCCTACACCGTCGGGCCCGCCACCGCCTTCATGGCCCTGCTGGCCCACCCGGAGGCCACCCGCGAGCACTTCGCCTCCTTCGCGGTGATCTCCTCGGGCGGCGCGCCACTGCCGCCCGCCCTGGTGGCCACCTTCCAGGAACGCCTCGGCCCCTACCTGCACAACGGCTACGGCCTCACCGAGTGCAGCGCCCCCTGCGCCAGCGTCCCGCCCGGCCGGCGGGCCCCCGTCGACCCGGTCTCGGGCACCCTGGCCGTCGGCGTCCCCGGGCCCGACACGGTGGTGCGCGTCCTGGACGAGGCCGGCGCCGAGGTGCCGTTCGGCGAGCTGGGGGAGATCGCCGTGCGCGGCCCGATGGTCGTGCCCGGCTACTGGCGCCGCCCGCGCGAGAGCGAGGCCGCGCTGCCCGGCGGCGAACTGCGCACCGGCGACGTCGGGTTCATGGACCGGCAGGGTTGGCTGTACGTCGTGGACCGCAAGAAGGACATGATCAACGCCTCCGGCTTCAAGGTCTGGCCGCGCGAGGTGGAGGACGTCCTGTACACCCACCCCGCCGTGCGGGAGGCGGCCGTGGTCGGCGTGCCCGACGCCTACCGCGGCGAGTCGGTCAAGGCGTACGTGAGCCTGCGCGCCGGGCACGACACGGCGCCCGGCGACCTCGTGGCCTACTGCGCGGACCGGCTGGCCGCGTACAAATACCCCCGCGTAGTGGAGATACTGCCGGAGCTGCCGAAGACGACGAGTGGGAAGATCCTCCGGCGGGAGCTGCGCGCCGCGGGGTGA
- a CDS encoding Zn-dependent alcohol dehydrogenase encodes MVRAAVLTAVNAPLEITEIDLPKPGPGQVRVKLTAAGVCHSDLSLSNGTLRQPAPAVLGHEGAGVVSAVGEGVTSVATGDRVVLNWAPSCGNCHFCALDEPWLCVHAGAAADAPYATLAADSTALYPGLGTAAFAEETVVPAHAVLPLPDGVPLMDAALLGCAVLTGYGAVFHAAKIVEGESVVVFGVGGVGLAVLQCARIAGAGPLIAVDISPEKEELARAAGATDFLIAGEDTAKRVRALTEGHGADVAIECVGRADTIRAAWTSTRRGGRTTVVGIGGKDQQVTFSALELFYFGRTLSGCVYGNSDPVRDLPAIAEHVRAGRLDLSALITDRIGLEGIPAAFDAMLAGRGGRALIVF; translated from the coding sequence GTGGTTCGCGCCGCTGTACTCACCGCAGTCAACGCTCCGCTGGAGATCACCGAGATCGACCTCCCGAAGCCGGGCCCCGGACAGGTCCGGGTCAAGCTCACCGCCGCCGGCGTGTGTCACTCCGACCTGTCGCTGTCCAACGGCACGCTGCGGCAGCCGGCGCCGGCCGTGCTCGGGCACGAGGGGGCCGGCGTCGTCAGCGCCGTGGGCGAAGGGGTGACATCGGTGGCCACCGGCGACCGCGTCGTCCTGAACTGGGCACCCTCGTGCGGGAACTGCCACTTCTGCGCGCTGGACGAACCGTGGCTGTGTGTCCACGCGGGCGCCGCCGCCGACGCCCCGTACGCCACCCTCGCGGCCGACTCCACCGCCCTGTACCCGGGCCTTGGCACCGCGGCGTTCGCCGAGGAGACCGTGGTGCCCGCGCACGCGGTGTTGCCGCTGCCGGACGGCGTGCCGCTGATGGACGCCGCGCTGCTCGGCTGCGCGGTGCTCACCGGGTACGGGGCCGTCTTTCACGCGGCCAAGATCGTCGAGGGCGAGTCGGTCGTGGTCTTCGGCGTCGGCGGGGTGGGCCTCGCGGTGCTCCAGTGCGCGCGGATCGCCGGCGCGGGACCACTGATCGCCGTCGACATCTCGCCCGAGAAGGAGGAACTCGCCAGAGCCGCCGGCGCGACCGACTTCCTGATAGCGGGCGAGGACACGGCCAAGCGGGTGCGCGCCCTCACCGAGGGGCACGGCGCCGACGTGGCCATCGAGTGCGTGGGCCGCGCGGACACCATCCGCGCCGCCTGGACGAGCACCCGTCGCGGCGGCCGGACCACCGTCGTCGGCATTGGCGGCAAGGACCAGCAGGTGACGTTCTCCGCGCTGGAACTCTTCTACTTCGGCCGCACCCTCTCCGGCTGCGTCTACGGCAACAGCGACCCGGTCCGCGACCTGCCGGCGATCGCGGAGCACGTGCGCGCGGGAAGGCTCGACCTGTCGGCCCTGATCACCGACCGGATCGGGCTCGAAGGCATCCCCGCCGCCTTCGACGCCATGCTCGCGGGCCGCGGTGGCCGGGCGCTCATCGTCTTCTGA